CGTCGCCGCCTGGAGCCCCGACGATCCGCAGCACGCCCTTGCGCTCCGGCACGTGCCGGACGAGTTCGATCGCGAGGTTGCCCGCGGTGGCCGGGTCGTGGCCGAGCGCCCGCGCCATCACACCGGGCGCCATCGCTTCGACGAGCCACGGCACCTTGCGGTCGACGGGCGCGACTTGGAGCACGGCGCCGATGGACGCAAGGTGCGCGAACCGTTCCTCCGGGCCGCCGTGCAGCTCGAACGCCCGTTCGGACAGCCGCGACAGGCGGCCGCCGGGACGCGCCACCGTGGCGTCGCGACCGTCGGCGTGCAGCGTGATCGTGGCCCAGGTGGTGACCGCGCCGCCGTCGCCCGAGCCGCCCGTGGCCGCATCGCCCCCTTGGCAGCGCAGCTCGCCGCGGACGATGCAGCTTACGCCCGGCTTGTAGCGGACCCAGGACGGCGTGAACCCCTGGACAGCGACTTCACGGGCGAGGGCGGGCGCCCAGCCGCGGGCGATCGCGTCCGCCAGGGCGTCGGCGTCGAACGCCGCGGGCAGGCAGGACAGGGCGGCATCGGGCTTCATCGAGCCGCCTCCAACCTCAGGTCAGCACCAGGCGCTGCCGCCGCGCGCGGCTCGGCCGGACGCGCGACCGTCGCCCGCGACTGCAGCGCGTACAGGCCGCGGTACCGGGCGTTCCCGGCCAGCAGCTCGTCGTGCGTCCCGCTGGCTGCGATCCGCCCGCCCTCCACCACCCAGATCGCGTCGGCCGCCTGCACCGTCGACAGTCGGTGGGCGATCACGAGGGCCGTCCGGCCGACGAGCAGGCGGTCGATCGCGGTCAGGACGGCGGCTTCTGACTCGGCGTCGAGGCCGGTCGTCGGCTCGTCCAGCAGGACGATCGGCGCGTTGCGGACGAGCGCGCGGGCGATCGCGATCCGCTGGCGCTGGCCGCCCGAGAGCGTCAGGCCGCGCTCGCCGACGGGCGTCTGGTAGCCGTCCGGCAGGCCGCTGATGAAGCCGTGGATGCACGCCGCCTCGGCCGCCGCCACGATCTCGGCGAACGAGGCGTCCGGCCGGCCGAAGGCGATGTTGTCCTGGACGGTCCCGGCGAACAGGACCCCGTCTTGCGGCACGACGGCGATCTGGGCACGCAGCGAGGCCAGCGTGTAGTCCCGTACATCCCGGCCGTCGATGACCAGCCGGCCCTCCGTCGGGTCGTACAGGCGCGGGATCAGGCCGAGGAGCGTCGACTTGCCGGCGCCGGAGAGGCCGACGAGGGCCACCGTCTGGCCGGCCCGCACCGTGCGGTCGACGGCCCGCAGGACCGGCGTGCCGGCGGTGTAGGCGTGCCCGACGCCCTCGAACGCGATGTCGCCGCGCAGCCGGTCGACCGCGACGTGCCCGTCGGGGACGTCGGAGGTCACGTCGAGCAGCTCGGTGATCCGGTCCACGCACGTCGCCGCCTTGCTCGACCGTTCGGCGATCCGGGCGATCCGCTTGAGCGGCTTGTAGAAGCTGCGCAGGTAGCTCGCGAAGACGACGAGCTCGCCCGGCGTGAGCGCACCGGCCTGGACGCGCAACGCGCCGTAGCCGACCGTCGTCGCCATCGCCACGGCCAGCGTCGTCTCGACGGCGCGGTTCAGCTTGGCCTCGAGCCGCGCCGAGACGAGGCCGCTCTCGACGCTCTGGCGGTTCGTCTTGTCCAGCCGGGCCAGCGCGGCGTCCTCACCGGTGAACATCTGGACCACGTGGATCCCGGAGAGCACCTCGTGCATCTGGCTGGCCAGCTGGCCCTCCTTGCGGCGCTGCTTCTGGGCCGCGGCGCGGATGCGGGTGCTGAAGACGGACAGCAGGCCGAACAGGAGCGGCGTCATCGCTGTGGCCGCCAGCGCCAATCGCCAGTCCAGGACGAACATGACCACGAGGAAGCCGATCAGGACGATGCCCTCGCTCAGAAGGTCGCTCAGGGCGCCGACGAGGAGTTCGCGCAGGAGCATCATGTCGCTTGTCAGCCGCGTGAGCAGATCGCCCGTGGCGGCGCGGATGTGGTAGGCCACCGGCAGCCGCAGGAGGTGGTTGAACACCCTTTGTCGCATGTGCGCGACGACCGACTGGCCGACGCGGGCCGCCAGCAGGCTCTCCGCCTGGTACAGGAACCCGCGCGCCACGGCGGTCACGACGATCGCCGCGGCGCAGACGGCCACGAGCGTGCGCCCGTCCGCTCCCGCCAGCCCCAGCCCTTGCAGCCACGGCCCCATCGGCCGCCCGCCGATCACGTTGTCCAGCACGACCTTCAGCGGCCACGGCTCGAGCATCTGCAGCGCCGTGTAGGCCAGGCTGGCCGCGAACGCCAGCCCAAGCCGCTTCCGATGCGGGCGGAGCTCGTCCCGCAGCTGCCAGATCGCCCCGCCCGCCGCCGTGAGCCCCTCGGCCTGCCGCGCCAGCGCGCGAGTGACGGCGCTCACGCCGCCACCCGGCAGGCGTCGGCGCCTCGGGTCGACGATGTGCGACGCGTCGCGGCATCGGCGACACATGCCACATCCGTTCCAGTCGCTCCACCCGCTTCGGTCGACCCCTCGTGGATCGACAACCGTGCCAATCGCGCCAGCACCGCCTGCGCGTTGTGCCGCCAGGTGTGGCGGGCGATCACGTCGGCCCGCCCGGCGGCGCCCATCGCCCTGGCTGCCTGCGGGGCGGCGAGCACCGCCGCGAGCGCTGAAGCCATCGCGGCGACGTCGCCGGCCGGGTAGAGCCTCGCCGTCCGCCCGTCGTCGACCACCGCGCGCACCGGGGGGATGTCCGCGGCGACCGTCGGCAGGCCGGCGGCGAGGTACTCGAACAGCTTGAGAGGGGAGAAGTAATCCTCGGCGTCCGCGGCGTAGGGCGCCACCGCCACGTCGCACGCCGCCAGCAGCGCCGGCACGTCCTCGTGCGGCACGGACCCCGTGAAGCGCACGCGGTGCCGGAGCCCGAGCTCGACGGCGCGCGCCTCGAGGGTCGGCAGCGCCGGACCGTCGCCGACGATGAGGAGGCATGCGGCCGGATCGTCCGCCGCCACCCGGGCGAACGCGTCCAACACGTCGCCGACGCCGTGCCACGGCCGGATGCTGCCGACGAAGCCGATCACACGGCGGTCGGCAAGGCGCAGTCGGGCGCGCACGGCGTGCCGCTCAGGTGCGGCGGCGGCCATCGCGTCGGCATCGACGCCGTTGGGCAGGACGAGGATCCGCGCGGGATCGACGCCCACTTCGGCGAGCCATTCGGCCAGCGGCGTCGAGACCGCAACGACGGCGTCGGCCCCGGTCAGGACGTCGCGCTCGATCGCCCGCGCGCGGCGCGGCCACGGCAGGGCGCGGTAGCGGGCGGCCTCGCGCGTCAGCGGCGCGTTCACCTCGAGCACGTGCGGCACGCCAAGGGCGCGGGCCACCGCCTGACCGCCGCTGCCGAAGAGGCTGTAGCGCTCGTAGACGGCGTCGATGCCGGCGGCGCGCCACGCGGGCGTCGACAGCGCGAGGGCGCGGGCCGCCAGCTGGGCCCGCAGCGCGCCGGCGCGGTCGCCGCTGGCGCGCTCGATGAGTCGGCGGCTGCGGGCGTCGAGGACGATGGGCGACGCCGCAACGAGCGCCGGGGCATCGATTCGGGCGGCGGCGATGTGGACGCTGTGCCCCTCCGCCGCGAACGCGCGGCACATCGCTCGCACGTGGATGCTGGCGCCCTTCGTGCCGTCGACCGGGATGCCGGGGTCCGTGCAGGCGTAGAGGAGGTTCATCGGCGAATGGTCCATCGGCGAGTGGTTCATCGACCGACGCCTTCGGCGAACAGCATGTGCAGCCGGCCGACGTTCGCCCGCACGTCGAACGCGGCCTCGACGCGGGCGCGGCCGGCGTCGGCCAGGCGGCGGCGGAGCCGGGCATCCGCCAGGAGCAGCTTGAGGGCGGCGGCCAGGGCTTCGGGGTCGCGCTCGGGCACGAGCAGGCCGGTGACATCGTCTTGGACGAGTTCCGGGATGCCGGTGACGGGCGTCGCCACGACGGGTACGCCGAGGGCCATCGCCTCGATGAGGACGGTCGGCAGGCCGTCGCGGTTGCCGTCGGCGCCGACGACGCACGGGGCGGCGAAGGCGGTGGCGTGCGGGATGAGGTCGATGAGCGCGGCGCGCGGCAGCGGGCCGGGCAGCGTCACGCGATCGGCCAGGTCGAGCGCGGCGACGAGCGCGGTGAGCGACGCGGCGCGCTCGCCGGTGCCGATGATCTGACACGTGAAGGGCACGCCCTCCGCCTTGAGGATCGCACACGCGCGGATGAGGTCATCGAACCCCTTCTTCTCGACGAGCCGGCCGATCCCGAGGATCAGCGGCAGCGGGTGCGGGACGTGGCCGTTGCGGTGGAACGCGTCGAGGTCGAGGCCGTTGTAGATCCGCACGAGCCGCGATGTGCCGGGCGTGTGGGCCAGGTAGGCCCTGTTGAAGTCGCTGACCGTCACGCTGAAACGGGCATCGACGAACTTGCGCGCGAGCGCCGTCGGCGCGACGGACTGATGAAAGATGTCCTTGGCGTGCGCCGTGAAGCTGTACGGGACGCCGGTCAGGCGGGACACGATCCGCGCCACGGACGTCGCGCTGGACGCGAAGTGCGCGTGGAGGTGGGTCACGCCGGCCGCCTTGACGCGCGGCGCCAGCCAGACCGCCTGGTGGAAGCGCTTCCAGGCGCCGAGCCGCCGCTTGCGGGCCGTTTCGAAGAGGACGGTGCGATAGGCTTCCGGCGCCGCGCGCCACGCGGCGACGTGCGTGCGGACGACGTCGCGCACGCCGCCGGCCCAGACAGCCTCGGGGGCGTAGGTCACGCGCGCCCGGACGCGGGCGACATCGGCGTGGAAGCGGCCCTCGTTATTCGTCTTCAGGCTGAAGATGTGGAGGTCGGCGCCTTGGCGCTCGAGCTCGAGGATCTCGTTGAGGATGAACGTCTCCGAGAAGCGCGGGAACATTTTGCAGACGTAGCCGACACGGGTGGTCGCGGGCACGGCGGCCGTCTTCGTCGCATTCGGCCAACTGGACACACCCGGCACGGTCGTCACTGTGGTCACGTTCGTCACGATCTACTCCTCAGCGGACCACGCCGGCTGGAGCCGGTCGGGGCGGTGGTGGGCGCCATGGGTCGGCGTGGCGACCGGGCGCGGGTGGACGGCGGACGGCTGATCCAGCAGGCCGACGAGCGCCGCGGCCACACGGTCGAGGCCGCCGAGGTCGACCTGGCCCACCGGTCGACCGGCGGCGAGCGCGCGGGCCAGCTCATCGCGCAGGCGCGCCGGCGTCAGCGCGTCCGGCGTCACCATCCGGACGACACCGCGGCGCTCGAGGGCGGCGGCGCGAATCAGCTGCTCCTGGCGCGGCGTCGTGCGCGGCACGAGGACGGCCGGGCGCCGGAAAGAGAGGATCTCGCACGTCGTGTTGTAGCCGGCCATCGACACGACGGCGGCGGCGCGGGCGACGACGCCCGACAAGCCGGCGACGAAGTCGACGATGCGCGCACCGGGCGCGTCGGCGGCCATCGCGTGCAGCGCGGCGCGCTCGGCGTCGGCCATGAACGGGCCGGTCACGACGACGGGGCGGAACGGCGCGCCGCCGGGCCACGCGGCCGCGGCGCGCAGGAACGTGTCGAGGACCGCGAAGCCATCCCCGCCGCCGCCGGCCGTTGCCAGGACGTAGGGCGGGGCGCCGTCGGCGACGAGGTCGGCCAGCTCGGCGGGGATCGGCTCCGCGCGGCGGCGGAGGTAGCCGACGTACTGCATCTTGGCGGCGACCGCGCTCGAGAGCCCGTAGGCCTCCGCCGGGTCGAAGACATCGCGCTGGCCGTAGACGAGGATCCGGTCGTACACCCGCTCGAGCAGGTCGTAGATCCCACTGGCCGCCCACGCCGCCCGCGTCCGCCCCGGCGCGTCGACGACATCGCGCAGGCCCAGGACGATCTTGGTGTCCGGCAGGAGCCGGCGCACCGCGGTCAGCGCGCGGACGGCCTCGCCCTTCACGCCGCCCGGCGCGTGGTCGACGACGACGAGGTCCGGCCGGAAGTGGCGCACGGACTCGTGGAGCAGCGCACTGCGCAGGGAACGGACGGTCTCGAACGACGTCGGCAGCGAGCGCGCGGCGTACTGCTCATCGCCGGTCTTGATCACACACGGCAGCTTGACGGTGTCCGTTCCCGGCGGCAGCACGAGGTCCGTCGCCAGCGGCGAGCCGGTGACGATGAGCTGCGCGATGCCGGGCCGGACGCCGTGGAGGTGGTGGGCGATGGACAGGGCGCGGCGGAAGTGGCCGAGGCCGTACGTGTCGTGGCAGTAGTGGAGGACGCGGCCTGGGTGGGCGGGGGGGTGGATCGTCATGGGTGGCTTTCCTTCTGGGGGAACGCGGCGGGTGTGGGGGCCGGCGTCGCATTCGCTCGTGCCCGCTACGTTGCCGAGCGGGCGGGAAAGTCACGGGTGGGGATCGGGTTGCGTGGGCGAGGAATGTCGGCGGACATGGAAAAGGGCGGGTCTGAGACCCGCCCCTACCGTGTGAATTTGGCGTGAGGCCACCGCGTGGCTTGGCCTAGCGGTTGCGCTCGCCGCCCTTGTCGTCGCGGCCCTTGTCCTCGCCGCCCTCGTCCTCGCCGCCCTTGTCGTCGCGGCCCTTGTCCTCGCCGCCCTCGTCCTCGCCGCCCTTGTCGTCGCCCCCTTCGTCCTCGCCGCCCTCGTCCTCGCCGCCCTCGTCCTCGCCGCCCTTGTCATCGCCCCCTTCGTCCCCGCCGTCCTCGTCCTCGCCGCCCTTGTCGTCGCCCCCTTCGTCCTCGCCGCCCTTGTCGTCGCCCCCTTCGTCCTCGCCGCCCTTGTCCTCGCCGATCTCGCGCGCATCGTCCGCGCCCTCCGCGCGGGCAGGCGGTGCGATGGGGCGCGGGCCACCGGCCGCGGTCGCTTGCGCCGCCGGCGGCTCGGCCGTCGGCCCGCTCGGGCGGGCCGACGATGTTGCGGCGGCGGCCCTGCCTGCCCCGATCGGCGATGGCGTTGGGCGCGGCCCGGTCATCGACGCCAGCGGCGTCGGCCCGTGGGGCACGACGGGGGCCGGGACGCCGTAGTCCAGAAACGGCAGCATCTCGACCGCCACGAGCTGACCGGCGGTCAGCCGCGCGCGGATGCGGACGTGGTCGCCGATGCCGAACGCGCCGGGGTGCTCGGAGGCACCGTACTCCGCGACGTCGGCGGGGACGTTGACCGTCAGGCCGGAGATCCGGCACCACTCCGCGGCGTACGCGTCGATGACACCCTCGAACGTGACGTCGGCGCTGCGCGCGGCGGCCATCGCCACGGCGACGTCGGCGCGCCGGGCGGCAGCGACGGCCGCGGCTCGGG
Above is a window of Candidatus Avedoeria danica DNA encoding:
- a CDS encoding ABC transporter ATP-binding protein, producing MSAVTRALARQAEGLTAAGGAIWQLRDELRPHRKRLGLAFAASLAYTALQMLEPWPLKVVLDNVIGGRPMGPWLQGLGLAGADGRTLVAVCAAAIVVTAVARGFLYQAESLLAARVGQSVVAHMRQRVFNHLLRLPVAYHIRAATGDLLTRLTSDMMLLRELLVGALSDLLSEGIVLIGFLVVMFVLDWRLALAATAMTPLLFGLLSVFSTRIRAAAQKQRRKEGQLASQMHEVLSGIHVVQMFTGEDAALARLDKTNRQSVESGLVSARLEAKLNRAVETTLAVAMATTVGYGALRVQAGALTPGELVVFASYLRSFYKPLKRIARIAERSSKAATCVDRITELLDVTSDVPDGHVAVDRLRGDIAFEGVGHAYTAGTPVLRAVDRTVRAGQTVALVGLSGAGKSTLLGLIPRLYDPTEGRLVIDGRDVRDYTLASLRAQIAVVPQDGVLFAGTVQDNIAFGRPDASFAEIVAAAEAACIHGFISGLPDGYQTPVGERGLTLSGGQRQRIAIARALVRNAPIVLLDEPTTGLDAESEAAVLTAIDRLLVGRTALVIAHRLSTVQAADAIWVVEGGRIAASGTHDELLAGNARYRGLYALQSRATVARPAEPRAAAAPGADLRLEAAR
- a CDS encoding glycosyltransferase is translated as MNHSPMDHSPMNLLYACTDPGIPVDGTKGASIHVRAMCRAFAAEGHSVHIAAARIDAPALVAASPIVLDARSRRLIERASGDRAGALRAQLAARALALSTPAWRAAGIDAVYERYSLFGSGGQAVARALGVPHVLEVNAPLTREAARYRALPWPRRARAIERDVLTGADAVVAVSTPLAEWLAEVGVDPARILVLPNGVDADAMAAAAPERHAVRARLRLADRRVIGFVGSIRPWHGVGDVLDAFARVAADDPAACLLIVGDGPALPTLEARAVELGLRHRVRFTGSVPHEDVPALLAACDVAVAPYAADAEDYFSPLKLFEYLAAGLPTVAADIPPVRAVVDDGRTARLYPAGDVAAMASALAAVLAAPQAARAMGAAGRADVIARHTWRHNAQAVLARLARLSIHEGSTEAGGATGTDVACVADAATRRTSSTRGADACRVAA
- a CDS encoding glycosyltransferase — translated: MTNVTTVTTVPGVSSWPNATKTAAVPATTRVGYVCKMFPRFSETFILNEILELERQGADLHIFSLKTNNEGRFHADVARVRARVTYAPEAVWAGGVRDVVRTHVAAWRAAPEAYRTVLFETARKRRLGAWKRFHQAVWLAPRVKAAGVTHLHAHFASSATSVARIVSRLTGVPYSFTAHAKDIFHQSVAPTALARKFVDARFSVTVSDFNRAYLAHTPGTSRLVRIYNGLDLDAFHRNGHVPHPLPLILGIGRLVEKKGFDDLIRACAILKAEGVPFTCQIIGTGERAASLTALVAALDLADRVTLPGPLPRAALIDLIPHATAFAAPCVVGADGNRDGLPTVLIEAMALGVPVVATPVTGIPELVQDDVTGLLVPERDPEALAAALKLLLADARLRRRLADAGRARVEAAFDVRANVGRLHMLFAEGVGR